A portion of the Microcoleus sp. AS-A8 genome contains these proteins:
- a CDS encoding ParA family protein: MTQRRIAVAARKGGVGKTTIACGLASVLASQGQKVLVIDLDPQSNAAYVLGTNPTAPGTAELLAGGSPDPLEAAPGLYVFPGGPDLAGHNIQSLDPEDLADTVAPMAYDAFIFDCPPGVEYLERLGLVAAEAALVCTDAHPLAVMGAGRVLNELKLRQQKGRRGAKRWALALTRIDLRRSMDQALDQQLKNAYPSVNRLVVHQDSSLAWAAAERVPIMQYDPNCKGAKDLQAIANWILNG; encoded by the coding sequence ATGACTCAGAGGCGCATTGCAGTTGCAGCTCGTAAAGGAGGCGTAGGCAAAACGACAATTGCCTGCGGTCTGGCTTCTGTTCTAGCTAGCCAGGGACAAAAGGTTTTAGTGATCGACCTTGATCCACAGTCCAATGCCGCTTATGTACTGGGTACAAATCCAACCGCACCTGGAACTGCTGAACTTCTTGCTGGGGGTTCGCCAGACCCACTCGAAGCCGCTCCAGGGCTTTACGTTTTTCCAGGTGGACCCGATCTAGCAGGACATAATATTCAGTCCTTAGACCCTGAAGATTTGGCGGATACTGTAGCACCAATGGCCTACGATGCTTTCATTTTCGACTGTCCTCCAGGAGTTGAATATCTAGAGCGTCTAGGGTTAGTTGCTGCCGAGGCGGCGCTAGTTTGCACTGATGCCCACCCCCTCGCCGTTATGGGAGCTGGGCGTGTCCTCAATGAACTAAAGCTTAGACAGCAAAAGGGACGAAGAGGAGCAAAACGATGGGCGCTAGCCCTCACTCGGATTGACTTGCGGCGCTCAATGGATCAAGCACTTGACCAACAACTGAAGAATGCTTATCCATCCGTGAATCGGCTGGTTGTGCATCAGGACTCATCTCTGGCCTGGGCCGCTGCTGAACGAGTTCCCATCATGCAGTACGATCCAAACTGCAAGGGAGCAAAAGATTTACAGGCGATCGCCAACTGGATATTAAATGGCTAG
- a CDS encoding ParB/RepB/Spo0J family partition protein, whose translation MARRRTNSETLFAEATATADAIHEQDQAVAVQAEQERSQKNKIPLAQIHPREADTRPLQPKHVAELAESLAVLGLIEPLVVDCKRVLLAGGHRLAAIQTLKESNPEAYAQHFANDLVQVHMMPFDAEAEPERALQVELAENEKRVNYTRDEIERLAERLRALDYRDVRGRPREGEKALGPALAVAIGVSTRYVRKVLS comes from the coding sequence ATGGCTAGACGACGAACCAACAGCGAAACTTTATTCGCAGAAGCTACGGCTACAGCTGATGCAATCCATGAGCAGGATCAGGCAGTAGCCGTTCAAGCCGAACAGGAGCGATCGCAAAAAAACAAAATTCCCCTCGCTCAAATTCACCCTAGAGAAGCTGATACCAGACCTCTGCAACCCAAACATGTTGCTGAATTAGCGGAGTCGCTCGCGGTATTAGGATTGATTGAACCCCTTGTGGTTGACTGTAAAAGAGTTTTACTTGCGGGTGGACATCGGCTGGCGGCAATTCAAACTCTCAAAGAATCAAACCCAGAGGCTTACGCTCAACACTTTGCCAATGACTTAGTGCAGGTTCACATGATGCCGTTTGATGCTGAAGCGGAACCGGAGCGGGCACTTCAAGTAGAACTAGCAGAAAACGAGAAACGGGTTAACTACACACGCGACGAGATTGAGCGATTAGCAGAGCGCCTGCGGGCATTGGACTACCGAGACGTGAGAGGGCGTCCTCGTGAGGGAGAGAAGGCTTTAGGCCCAGCTCTAGCAGTAGCAATTGGGGTTTCCACTCGCTACGTGCGAAAAGTCTTGAGCTAG
- a CDS encoding tyrosine-type recombinase/integrase has translation MTLHVQLPGATTPTEQLINMWVHGKSAHTAELYRRSAKRFLEFAGKPLHLVSLAEVQAFADFLAQKGLSASSQRSILSAVKSLLKFATHTGVLPVNVGVPLSLPKAKDTLNEKLLSELEVMTMIALETDLRNRAILRALYLLGLRVSELCDLKWKDLQPRPNGGQVTVFGKRSKTRTVLMPASLWVDLMQLRGELNDNDPVFCSRKHNNEGHLSRIAVYSIVREAAKKTGIKRKVSPHCLRHSHASHSLDRGAPIHLVQQTLGHSSVSSTSRYLHARPSDSSSLYLPG, from the coding sequence ATGACGCTTCATGTGCAATTGCCTGGGGCCACTACTCCCACAGAGCAGCTAATTAATATGTGGGTTCATGGCAAAAGTGCCCATACAGCAGAACTTTATCGTCGCAGTGCTAAACGATTCTTAGAGTTCGCCGGTAAGCCACTGCATTTGGTCAGTTTGGCAGAAGTGCAGGCGTTTGCTGATTTTCTGGCACAAAAGGGGCTATCGGCATCTAGCCAGCGCTCAATCCTTTCGGCTGTTAAATCCTTGCTTAAGTTTGCTACGCATACGGGGGTGTTGCCCGTTAACGTTGGTGTACCGCTGAGTCTTCCTAAAGCTAAAGACACGTTAAATGAAAAGCTGCTGTCCGAGCTGGAAGTGATGACGATGATTGCTTTAGAGACTGACCTGCGTAACCGAGCTATTTTGCGAGCGCTTTATTTACTCGGTTTGAGGGTTTCCGAGTTATGCGACTTGAAATGGAAGGACTTGCAGCCACGCCCCAACGGTGGGCAGGTTACAGTATTTGGCAAGCGCTCTAAAACTCGTACAGTTTTGATGCCAGCATCTTTATGGGTTGACCTGATGCAGCTACGTGGTGAACTGAATGACAATGACCCAGTGTTTTGTTCCCGCAAGCATAACAATGAGGGGCATTTGTCGCGGATAGCTGTCTACTCTATCGTCAGAGAGGCGGCTAAAAAAACTGGCATCAAACGGAAAGTATCACCGCATTGTTTAAGACATTCTCATGCCTCTCACAGCCTCGATAGAGGCGCTCCGATTCATCTGGTGCAGCAAACGTTGGGCCATAGCTCAGTCAGCTCAACTTCTCGCTATTTACACGCTAGACCTAGCGACAGCAGCAGTTTATATTTGCCGGGGTAA
- a CDS encoding MT-A70 family methyltransferase — MKGTIKEFKPSLAQRALFWEEALARLKVHNLPEAEQQKLENAIALKVQPVDTTLAVRYSPEDKRGNLKQSITTTGLQPIPQKNYSLIVADPPWTYLLRETDRTHRNRTPYPNMSDEEIFNLPIGEIAAQNAYLLLWVTNNHLPVGFQCLETWGFTYKTIFTLFKVTKKSTSNEIKPRIGMGHYGRGCTEHFLVATIGKPKSFLHLGLTNIPNIILAPRTDHSRKPEEFFVIANRLGDALGGSKIELFARELREGWDAWGAEVEENPVGAP; from the coding sequence ATGAAAGGAACCATCAAAGAATTCAAGCCCTCCCTAGCACAACGGGCTTTATTTTGGGAGGAAGCTCTTGCTCGACTGAAAGTTCACAACCTACCGGAGGCAGAACAACAGAAGCTAGAGAATGCAATAGCACTAAAAGTCCAACCGGTAGACACAACATTAGCCGTCCGCTACAGCCCTGAAGATAAAAGGGGTAATCTCAAGCAGAGCATTACAACAACAGGACTACAGCCGATTCCCCAAAAGAACTACAGCCTCATCGTTGCTGACCCGCCTTGGACTTACTTGCTCAGAGAAACCGACCGGACGCACAGAAACCGAACTCCCTACCCGAATATGAGCGACGAGGAGATCTTCAATCTGCCTATAGGAGAAATTGCTGCACAAAACGCCTATCTTTTGCTGTGGGTGACGAATAATCACCTACCTGTGGGGTTTCAATGCCTAGAGACTTGGGGATTTACCTATAAAACTATATTCACTCTTTTCAAGGTGACCAAGAAATCTACATCGAATGAAATCAAACCCAGAATTGGGATGGGTCATTATGGGAGGGGCTGTACGGAGCATTTTCTTGTCGCAACTATTGGGAAACCCAAGAGCTTTCTACATCTGGGGTTAACCAATATTCCCAATATAATTCTCGCCCCCAGAACTGACCACAGTCGGAAACCTGAAGAGTTTTTCGTGATTGCGAATCGGTTGGGTGATGCTTTGGGGGGTTCTAAGATTGAGCTATTTGCTAGAGAATTGAGAGAGGGTTGGGATGCTTGGGGTGCGGAAGTTGAGGAAAACCCAGTTGGCGCACCATAA
- a CDS encoding HNH endonuclease: MVLPSQPVSELTSGQISRLTKLYQKVGYLIDETLEKWVKDFRYEFQPDREIQIWEEMAIVFEKYNKTHPLSFAQRRDVLKRLIQLVGGEELQDPVSIELVKLFKQEQASRFCIRPHKPQASWGNIDSAMFAHIYREYVKRHPVGIHDSKVQGRGDAEMGRRGEIIQTGIETPPEPEYEPLNLRYSGGERPLGAIAPDFGSNSLRVPASPTPRVFFDELFVTLMRLMEGKTPASELGQELLKIWEDLQQAGEQDFNPDDIKDERQKRKRAVVNRPGQKKFKHQLMKAYGGCCSITGCSVEAVLQAAHIIPYLGTKTDHPSNGLLLRVDIHKLFDIHYLSINPKTNRVEMADVLKNTVYWEIAGQALRIPKSKTERPNSNALSKHYQVFESRWFKNA, from the coding sequence ATGGTGCTCCCTAGCCAGCCTGTTAGTGAACTTACCTCTGGTCAAATCTCTCGACTGACTAAACTTTATCAAAAGGTCGGCTATCTCATTGATGAAACCCTAGAAAAATGGGTTAAAGATTTTCGTTATGAATTCCAACCCGACCGGGAAATTCAGATTTGGGAGGAGATGGCTATTGTCTTTGAAAAATATAACAAGACTCATCCATTAAGCTTTGCTCAAAGACGAGATGTCCTGAAGCGATTAATCCAACTTGTAGGAGGAGAAGAACTTCAAGACCCCGTCTCCATAGAATTGGTCAAACTTTTCAAACAGGAACAAGCTTCAAGGTTTTGTATTCGACCCCACAAACCGCAGGCTTCTTGGGGAAACATTGATTCTGCAATGTTTGCTCACATTTACAGGGAATACGTTAAGCGCCATCCAGTAGGAATCCACGATAGTAAAGTTCAAGGACGCGGAGACGCGGAGATGGGGAGACGCGGAGAGATTATTCAGACAGGGATTGAAACCCCGCCTGAACCTGAATACGAGCCATTGAATCTTCGATACAGTGGGGGCGAGAGACCCTTGGGGGCAATAGCCCCGGACTTTGGGAGTAATAGTCTCCGCGTCCCCGCGTCTCCCACTCCCCGCGTCTTCTTCGATGAGCTTTTCGTCACTTTGATGCGCCTGATGGAGGGCAAAACTCCTGCGAGTGAGTTGGGTCAAGAATTACTCAAAATCTGGGAAGATTTACAACAAGCGGGGGAGCAAGATTTCAATCCAGACGATATCAAAGATGAAAGGCAAAAAAGGAAGAGAGCGGTTGTGAATCGTCCGGGTCAAAAAAAGTTTAAGCATCAATTAATGAAAGCTTATGGCGGGTGTTGCTCAATTACGGGCTGCTCTGTAGAAGCTGTCTTACAGGCGGCTCATATCATCCCTTATTTGGGGACTAAAACCGACCATCCCTCCAATGGACTTTTGTTGCGTGTAGATATTCATAAATTATTTGATATTCACTATCTGAGTATTAACCCCAAAACCAATAGGGTTGAGATGGCGGATGTCTTAAAAAATACCGTTTACTGGGAAATCGCTGGGCAAGCGTTAAGGATACCTAAAAGTAAAACCGAAAGACCTAATTCTAATGCGCTCTCCAAGCATTACCAAGTTTTTGAGAGTCGTTGGTTTAAGAATGCTTAA
- a CDS encoding helix-turn-helix domain-containing protein, with translation MTNPRPLNQRELNLMEFYSRCQLGMSPQRFHSKWSLTYEQIALICNRSVSHVRFWFSRGRNYRRPTSTDLRHLALVDFLLEHNQDIPPRLWSLLCPPHQDE, from the coding sequence ATGACCAACCCCCGTCCTCTGAATCAAAGGGAACTCAATCTGATGGAATTCTACAGTCGCTGCCAGCTAGGCATGTCCCCCCAACGATTCCACAGCAAGTGGTCTTTAACTTACGAGCAAATCGCTTTAATATGCAATCGCTCTGTATCTCATGTGCGGTTCTGGTTCTCACGCGGGCGCAATTATCGCCGTCCCACGAGCACCGATTTGCGCCATCTCGCCCTAGTGGATTTTTTGCTAGAACACAACCAAGACATTCCTCCCCGGCTTTGGAGTTTACTGTGTCCTCCTCATCAAGACGAATAG